A single genomic interval of Rosistilla ulvae harbors:
- a CDS encoding phosphoribosylanthranilate isomerase — MFRIKICGVRAAEDVRAAEAAGADCIGLNFYPPSVRYLQPEAAALLVEATPTLKSAGVFVNEPVDRVREIAETVKLDWVQLHGDETLQTGRDLIAAGLSVIRAVRLPTTELTAATIDAIVLPWAEIGARILLDADGGPQFGGSGQRLDWDGIGRWAAQASLNDWILAGGLNPVNVGDAIVRSRAAAVDVASGTESAPGQKDPAKIAAFVDNAKAVWA; from the coding sequence GTGTTCCGTATCAAGATTTGTGGCGTCCGCGCGGCCGAAGACGTTCGCGCGGCGGAAGCCGCCGGCGCCGATTGCATCGGACTGAACTTCTATCCTCCCAGCGTTCGCTATCTTCAGCCGGAAGCCGCGGCGCTGCTGGTTGAGGCTACGCCGACGTTGAAAAGCGCCGGCGTGTTCGTCAACGAACCAGTCGATCGGGTCCGAGAGATCGCCGAAACGGTAAAGCTCGATTGGGTGCAGCTGCACGGCGATGAGACGCTTCAAACCGGCAGAGATCTGATCGCTGCCGGACTTTCCGTGATCCGAGCGGTTCGATTGCCGACGACAGAACTGACGGCCGCGACGATCGACGCGATCGTATTGCCGTGGGCGGAGATCGGAGCCCGGATCCTGTTGGATGCCGATGGCGGTCCACAATTTGGTGGCTCCGGCCAACGGCTAGACTGGGACGGCATCGGACGCTGGGCTGCACAGGCGTCTCTTAACGACTGGATCCTGGCCGGCGGACTGAATCCCGTTAACGTCGGTGATGCGATTGTCCGCAGCCGCGCCGCGGCAGTCGATGTCGCCAGCGGAACCGAGAGTGCTCCGGGCCAGAAAGACCCGGCAAAAATCGCGGCGTTTGTCGACAATGCAAAAGCAGTTTGGGCTTAA
- a CDS encoding lactonase family protein — protein sequence MGTAETLDVWFGTTTPKDGLSKGIYHASFNTETGKLTTPELAFGIGSPGFLALHPNGKVLYCTGTIDGEPLLTALSIESGADGEKLKLINAAAIGDGGAAHLSVDQTGKALFSAQYGGGSTAMFELAEDGEILQRSDLKKHSGGSGVVGKRQDKPHAHWVGTSPDNRFVMVPDLGLDKVVIYELDLDELKLNDHGFGSVPAGGGPRHMKFHPDGKHVYVLNELALSVTVFDYDPEAGTMTAIQTIPTVTEESKAKENHSSGSEIRVHPTGKFVYSANRGHDTITAYSVDPEDGKLTLIEEEPIRGSWPRNFNLDPTGKWLIAAGRDSNTAAVFSIDQETGELTFTQHSAMVPTPICVLFSKP from the coding sequence ATGGGAACCGCCGAGACGCTGGATGTTTGGTTCGGTACGACGACCCCGAAAGACGGTTTGAGCAAAGGCATCTACCACGCCTCGTTTAACACCGAGACGGGGAAACTGACGACGCCCGAGTTGGCCTTTGGAATTGGGAGCCCCGGTTTCCTGGCGCTCCATCCCAACGGCAAGGTGCTGTATTGCACTGGCACGATCGACGGCGAACCGCTGTTGACGGCGCTGTCGATCGAATCGGGAGCGGATGGCGAGAAGTTGAAGTTGATCAACGCTGCGGCGATCGGTGACGGCGGCGCGGCGCATCTGTCGGTCGATCAAACCGGCAAGGCGCTCTTTTCAGCCCAATACGGCGGCGGATCGACAGCGATGTTCGAACTCGCTGAAGATGGCGAGATCCTGCAACGCAGCGATCTGAAAAAGCACTCCGGTGGTTCGGGAGTCGTCGGCAAACGCCAAGACAAACCGCACGCGCACTGGGTTGGCACATCGCCCGACAACCGATTTGTGATGGTTCCAGATCTCGGGCTCGACAAGGTTGTGATCTATGAACTCGACTTGGACGAACTGAAGCTGAACGACCACGGTTTTGGCAGCGTTCCTGCCGGTGGCGGCCCACGCCACATGAAGTTCCATCCCGATGGAAAACACGTCTACGTCCTGAATGAACTGGCTCTGTCGGTTACTGTCTTCGATTACGATCCCGAAGCGGGAACGATGACGGCGATTCAAACGATTCCAACCGTCACCGAGGAATCGAAGGCAAAAGAGAATCACAGCAGCGGATCGGAGATTCGCGTGCACCCAACGGGCAAGTTTGTTTACTCCGCCAATCGCGGGCACGACACGATCACTGCCTATTCGGTCGACCCGGAAGATGGCAAGTTGACGTTGATCGAAGAGGAACCGATCCGCGGCAGCTGGCCTCGCAACTTCAATCTCGATCCGACCGGCAAGTGGTTGATCGCCGCCGGCCGCGACAGCAACACCGCCGCTGTCTTTTCGATCGATCAGGAGACCGGGGAACTGACCTTCACGCAGCACAGCGCGATGGTTCCGACTCCGATCTGCGTGCTGTTCAGCAAGCCGTAA
- a CDS encoding bifunctional nuclease family protein produces the protein MPVQMQLARIIISEISDNQVIYLQEVDGDRQFPILIGIFEATNIDRRVKEDYKPPRPLTHDLVVNVAEALGAEVDSVVISGLQEHTYFAHLRLKKDGEIIEIDSRPSDAIAVAVTFSPPLPIYVAEEVLDDAIKS, from the coding sequence ATGCCTGTCCAGATGCAACTGGCTCGGATCATCATCAGCGAGATCAGCGATAACCAAGTGATCTACCTTCAAGAGGTCGACGGGGATCGTCAGTTTCCGATTTTGATCGGGATCTTCGAAGCGACAAACATCGACCGACGGGTGAAGGAAGACTACAAACCACCGCGCCCCTTGACTCATGACTTGGTCGTCAACGTTGCCGAAGCACTCGGCGCCGAAGTCGACAGCGTCGTGATCAGCGGATTGCAAGAACATACCTATTTTGCCCATCTGCGATTAAAGAAAGATGGAGAGATCATCGAGATCGATTCGCGTCCCTCCGATGCGATCGCGGTCGCTGTGACCTTCAGCCCGCCGCTGCCGATCTACGTCGCCGAAGAAGTGCTCGACGACGCGATCAAATCGTAA